In Sphingobacteriaceae bacterium, the following proteins share a genomic window:
- a CDS encoding fructose-bisphosphate aldolase (catalyzes the formation of glycerone phosphate and D-glyceraldehyde 3-phosphate from D-fructose 1,6-bisphosphate): protein MSSKISELLGANADSLLNHTCKTISKDLIHLPGNDFIDRTFAPSNRNPQVLRSLSQLYNTGRLSGTGYMSILPVDQGIEHSAGASFAPNPRYFDSENIIKLAIEGGCNAVASTYGVLGSVARKYAHKIPFIVKINHNEFISYPNKFDQIMFGSVEEAWNMGAVAVGATIYFGSPESGRQIVEVAQAFERAHELGMATVLWCYTRNNAFKKDGVDYHTAADLSSQANHLGVTIQADIIKQKLSDKNGGYTAVNFGKTHAKVYSELTTDHPIDLARYQVANCYMGRMGLINSGGESKGASDLAEAVTTAVINKRAGGQGLISGRKAFQKPVQEGVALLNAIQDVYLDKTITIA from the coding sequence ATGTCATCCAAAATTTCAGAATTATTAGGCGCAAATGCCGACTCTCTATTAAATCATACTTGCAAAACCATATCAAAAGATCTGATCCATTTACCGGGAAATGACTTTATAGACAGAACGTTTGCGCCATCAAACCGCAATCCACAAGTTTTAAGAAGTCTTAGTCAGTTATACAATACCGGGCGCCTTTCTGGTACAGGGTACATGAGTATTTTACCGGTTGATCAAGGTATTGAGCATAGTGCAGGGGCAAGTTTTGCTCCAAATCCAAGATATTTTGACAGTGAAAATATTATCAAATTAGCAATTGAAGGCGGTTGCAATGCTGTAGCATCTACTTATGGCGTTCTAGGATCAGTAGCCAGAAAATACGCTCACAAAATTCCGTTTATTGTAAAAATTAATCATAACGAATTTATTTCGTACCCTAACAAATTCGATCAGATTATGTTTGGTTCTGTTGAAGAGGCCTGGAACATGGGAGCTGTGGCAGTGGGTGCAACTATCTATTTTGGATCTCCTGAATCAGGACGTCAGATCGTTGAAGTAGCGCAGGCCTTCGAACGTGCACATGAATTAGGTATGGCTACGGTTTTATGGTGCTATACCCGTAACAATGCTTTCAAAAAAGATGGTGTAGATTATCACACAGCGGCCGACTTGTCTTCACAGGCGAATCATTTAGGGGTTACTATCCAGGCTGACATTATTAAACAAAAACTATCCGATAAAAATGGTGGATACACTGCTGTTAACTTTGGTAAAACGCATGCAAAGGTATATTCTGAATTAACTACAGATCATCCTATTGACCTGGCACGTTACCAGGTAGCAAATTGTTACATGGGGCGTATGGGCTTGATCAACAGTGGTGGAGAAAGCAAAGGCGCAAGCGATCTTGCAGAAGCAGTTACAACTGCTGTAATTAATAAACGTGCAGGTGGACAAGGATTGATCAGCGGTAGAAAAGCATTTCAAAAACCGGTACAAGAGGGTGTTGCATTATTAAACGCTATTCAGGATGTGTATTTGGATAAAACTATTACCATCGCATAA
- a CDS encoding acetyl-CoA carboxylase carboxyl transferase subunit beta — MGWFKRLKEGITTSTKEKKETPEGLWYKCPSCKKIHTVQDHTANKYVCSECGYHEKIGSKEYFEVIFDNNQFTELHENLVSGDPLDFTDTKKYTDRLTDTIRKTNLKDALRSAYGKVNGYDLVICCMDFSFIGGSMGSVVGEKISRAIDFCIQTKTPLLIISKSGGARMMEAAFSLMQMAKTSAKLSQLAQHKIPYISLLTDPTTGGVTASYAMLGDLNIAEPASLIGFAGPRVVKETIGKDLPKGFQTAEFVLEHGFLDKIIPRTELKEKLGQLLRMFKN; from the coding sequence ATGGGTTGGTTTAAAAGATTAAAGGAAGGTATCACAACTTCTACAAAAGAGAAGAAAGAAACACCAGAAGGATTGTGGTACAAATGTCCTTCCTGCAAAAAAATTCATACTGTTCAGGATCACACCGCGAATAAATACGTTTGTTCAGAATGTGGATACCACGAAAAAATTGGAAGTAAAGAATATTTCGAGGTTATTTTCGATAACAACCAATTTACCGAATTACACGAAAATCTTGTGAGTGGTGATCCTCTCGATTTTACTGACACTAAAAAATACACCGATCGTTTAACGGATACCATTCGCAAAACAAATCTGAAAGATGCTCTCCGCAGCGCTTATGGCAAAGTAAATGGATATGATCTTGTGATCTGTTGTATGGACTTTAGTTTTATCGGTGGGAGTATGGGAAGTGTGGTTGGAGAAAAAATTTCAAGAGCCATTGATTTTTGTATCCAGACTAAAACACCCTTATTAATTATTTCGAAAAGTGGAGGGGCCCGTATGATGGAGGCTGCTTTCTCTTTGATGCAGATGGCTAAAACCTCGGCTAAATTGAGCCAGTTGGCTCAACATAAAATTCCGTACATTTCTTTATTAACCGATCCAACAACGGGCGGCGTTACCGCAAGTTACGCCATGTTAGGCGATTTAAACATTGCTGAACCTGCTTCTTTAATCGGATTTGCTGGTCCGCGTGTTGTAAAAGAAACGATTGGTAAAGATCTTCCGAAAGGGTTTCAAACAGCTGAATTTGTTTTAGAACACGGGTTCTTAGA
- a CDS encoding nuclear pore complex subunit — protein sequence MEKYSIEGTPKTPSINFDLNGGVLEVKGRSIPENSIEFYKPLVDALDKYASAAKPATTVNVQLEYFNTSSSKCILDVFKKLEGINKGGSAVTINWHYEEDDEDMLEAGEDYQAIINVPFKMIMVNE from the coding sequence ATGGAAAAATATTCTATTGAAGGCACACCGAAAACACCAAGCATAAACTTTGACTTGAATGGTGGGGTACTTGAAGTAAAAGGGCGTTCAATTCCAGAAAATTCTATTGAATTTTATAAACCTTTAGTAGATGCACTGGATAAGTATGCAAGCGCTGCAAAGCCTGCTACCACTGTAAATGTTCAGTTAGAATATTTTAATACTTCTTCTTCAAAATGTATTCTTGATGTTTTCAAGAAACTTGAAGGAATTAATAAAGGTGGAAGTGCAGTTACTATTAACTGGCACTACGAAGAAGATGATGAGGATATGTTAGAGGCAGGTGAAGATTATCAGGCAATTATTAATGTGCCTTTTAAAATGATTATGGTTAACGAATAA